gaGATAGTGTAAAATACTTACAGAGCGGTTGGCACAGCATGAGCCTTTGGTGGATTAGCTGCTGTTCTGGCATAGTCCTTCTGACTCAGGGGAGCTCCTTGGCATTCTTTACAACCAGGAGACTTGTCCCGTTTCTAGTTTCTTCTCTGGGTCCTTCTAAAGGTGCCGGGAGGTGGTGCCTCCCTGGGCTGACTGGGAAACATTATTCACTGCTCTCAATTTCTTACTTTTATCCCTGCCCACCCCAGGACTGAACATGGGCCCAGTTGTGGCAGGCGTCATTGGGGCTCGGAAACCACAGTATGACATCTGGGGGAACACAGTGAATGTCTCGAGTCGAATGGACAGCACCGGGGTCCCCGACCGAATCCAGGTGAGGGGGTTGTAAGCGGAAGCTGGGAGGGGTCTGGGTGTGGGGAGCTTCCACAGGCCCCCCTCTGCAGTCAGCCAGGACAGGGGTAGGGCGGCGATATTCTGTGTTTGGTGGAGGGGGTTATGGGGGGAGATAGTAGCATGACCAGAGAACCCCTGGGCCCCTGCAAATGCAGCAGGAAGGATCCTGGCTTAAGCAggttcccctcccaccccaccccccccaggtGACCACGGACCTGTACCAGGTTCTAGCGGCCAAGGGCTACCAGCTGGAGTGTCGAGGGGTGGTCAAGGTGAAGGGCAAGGGGGAGATGACCACCTACTTCCTCAATGGGGGCCCCAGCAGTTAGCAGGGCCCAGCTACAGATCAACTGAAAGGACCAAGGTGGGCATTTGGGTGGATTCTGTGCTCGCTGGGGGAAGCTGTGGCAGGGGGCGCTGAGCCTCCAGACCCTGCTGATCACAAAGGGAACACCCCAGCTGGCTGTGTTCAGCCACATCCTCAGGCTGGTGAATGAGGGGATACCAAGAGGATTATgcaagtgactttttaaaactagGGTAGGGCtgctttccctcctttcttccagcttttgggagcaggggagggggcagcagcAAAGGTCGGGGGACCCTTCCTGCCTGAGAGATTAAAATGGCAGCTTCTCACACCTCCCCTTTCCCTGTCTGGGCAGCAGGCTCAGGGCTGGgccttcctttccctttttcctgGGAATCTTTTGTACAAAGACTGGGGCAGGCTTGAAGAGTGCCTATTCCACGCTTGCCTTTGCCGTGCCTGCATCCCCAGCATGGGTCCtgggccctccccaccccgccggcTCTCCCTCAGGGACACAGGGCCAAGGAGGGAGAGGCTCGGGAGACGCAGCTCTGTCCATATTTCAGGGGAACGTTTCCATTTGCCAAATCCTAGTCCCACGATCTGTCCCCAAAGGGGAACAAAGGAACTTCTGACAGCTCAGATTAGCCCCAGTTCCTGCACAGCTCCAGGGAGAGGGGCATCTGGTCTCACTGGTACTGTGAAAACACCCAGCCAGGGAGCAGGCACGTGCATGAGGATGTTAGAAGACTGGAAGGTGGACGTTCGCCTGCAGGTGCCAAAGAGAGCAGGCCAGCCAGGGATGGAGGTAGTGCCAGACTCCAAAGGTCAGATCAGGCTGCTCTGCCCCTGCGCACTCTTGCTGTCTGCTGAAAGGGACACAGAGCATCTCTACCCCTTCTATTGCCAAATAGAAAAGGACCAGGGCCTGGAGGAAGACAACCCTGATCCTAAACCTGTCCTCTCAGCCTCTGGCGCTGGGGAgggcctgtgtgtctgtgttaacTGTGTGTGCACGgtggtccgtgtgtgtgtgtgtgtctgttttccaGGTCTGTGTGTCCTTGCGCTCCTGCTCCTCGACTCTCCACCCTGGGTTGCCTCTTTCCTGTGGGCCTGTCTTCTGGGAATAAGGCAGGATGTCTGATTTCAAGGGATGGAGACAGATGCCCATTTTGcacaggagtgggatggggtgtggTAACAAGAGGAGGGTGACTGGGGCGAGGAGGTCTTTTGTGCCAAATCCCTAATTGCCATGTGGGGACCACATGTGCAGCATGACTGTCTCTCTGCTAGGGCAGGGACCCAAGCGCCTGCTGGAGCCCCCATGATCCTTGCACTTGAACTCTCTGGGGTTTGGTGGGCAGAGGCTCAGGAGTCCCCTGGATTTCCCCAGGTGGTATCCTGGGACGTGGTAAGCCTTGGGGCTGGGGTAGCATGGGATCCCCTGAGGACCCAGATTCTGGTACTAGGGGCAAGGAGAGGGGAACCCGGACCTCAGCCGTCCCCATTCTGCAGCCTGAGCCCAGCGTGCTCCATGCTCCCCAGTCCCCATGAAGCCTGCGAGGGCTGGCAGGAGGGTTAGGAGGGCTGGGCCTTAGATTCCCTTCCTGTCCGCGCCTGCCTTTCACCTGCTTCCTTGCAGCCTTGCCTCTGGCCTGAATGAGTTGGTACCTTGGTTTCTCTGCACCTGTTGAAGCTGAGGCATTGGCCACAGTTTTGCTTGAAGATCACTTTGTCTCAGAGGTGTTagaggcagaggggagagggtCCCAGAGTTGCTGACTCTGGGGACTGGAAGGGGCAGATGGTACTCTTGCCCTTCCTCATGCCCTTTCTGACTCTAGTTCCTTGCAGAGGTTGTTTCTGGCTTGTATTGACTGCTCTGGGGGATCTTCATGTATCAACCAAGTGGGCCATCAGTCACTTCATTAGccaaggcaggagaagagaaaagactAGGTGGTCCAGATGAAGTCAGCTCCCCTTCCCTCAGCCACAGCCCTGGACAGGAAGGTTCTGCATGGGGTCCTGGGGTGGGGATGAGGCTGTGAGGAGACCAGAGAGGAAGACCGCTTCACTTGCAGCGGAAGTGAGTGACTTGTGTCTGCTTCTTGCCAGTGGAAGGGGCCTGTCTGCACCCTGGCTCCCCGCACCGCAGTGCCAACCATGCATTTCCCCTGGGCTGATATTGCCCCCTTCCTTGCCAGTTGGTGGGGGAGTCAGTGGATGGGAGGCCCATGGACTTTGGTTTTATAATGTAACCagcatgggggcggggggagggtggCATACCATTGTATTTCagtgaaatatttaatatatttaaatatcaataaaaatcaaACTCTTTGTAAAATTCCCGGTTCTCTGCAGCTGTTCTGGGCCCTGGGTTGGGTCCGaagtggcagagcctggtggaggGGGCAGGCCCCTGCCGGGGGTTCTGTAGACCTCTTTCATCTGCCAAGATGAAGCTGCAGTGTCTGCAGAGAGCATGACCTCTCTGAGGCCCGGCAGCATTCGTTACTCTGACTCCTTCCATGCATGACCTCAGAACCCCTTGTAGTGGTCTGTCCTGGCCCCTCCCAAACCAAGCACCAAGCTCGACTCCTTCAGGAATCTCTCACAGTCCTGATCTCACAGGAACTGGGGAATAATTTCCCACTCCCTCATTTCCTGTGTACACAAGTTACTTCTAGATCAGTCTATTTATTGCACTTTCTCAGTCCCCTCCTCCCATTAATCAGCCATTGGAACCAGGATACCTCCCTCTTCACCGCTCCATCTGCAGTACTGTCTTGTCCTTCTGCAAACACATCCTGCTCAATACAGACTGAAGTTTCTGTCATTGAGAATAGAGTGATCCATAAACCTGGAAAAGAGACAGTCTCAGATTCAGCCAGGTTAGGCTGgactcggggtgggggtggggggcttaaACCTTGAATGGGCAGGGGTAGTGATGAAGAGGTGGAGCTGCTGCCAATGGGTGGTgcttagaggggtgggaggtggcagtGAAGGGAGCAGAAACATTCCAGGCCTCCCACAGGAATGCTGTAGATTCTTGAGTCTGTTCAGAAGTCATAGCCATAAGGTGAAACACAAAGACAAGGGTAAATCTTTTAGCTCCTTTGAATAGCCACTACTAACAGTAGCCACTACTGCCTAGATTCTGGGGCCAGTTTTCCCTGGTAAGACCAAAACCTCCTATTCCATTTTCCAACTCTGAATAGAAATGAAAGCATCTCCAAGGGTTTAAGTGatctccccaccctcacccctcccAACCTAACCTGGTCATTGCACTTTTGATGAGGCAGTGGCGGGGGCTCCGGATCCATGGCATGGTCTCCTCTGGGCGCACTCCTGCACCGTTGGACCGCCAGAAGCTGAAGTTCTGAGCATCAGTCAGGGGGATCCTGAAGACCTGATTGGGGACTGAATGGTTGGGCAGGTTATCAGATTTCTTAGAGTTGGGTGCCCCCTTTTGTGCCTCAGGGCACCACAAGCCCAACCTAGCAACTAGGCTTGACCAGATGCTGAGAAGTCCTGGAAATGTAGTCACCACACCCCGCTCCACTTCTGGATTTCAGCATCTTACACCCTTCATGGTCAGTGGAATCAGTCTTGGTTCTTCCTGTGTTTACCACAAGTGCTAAGGTGGTGCAGAAACAAGTGGTCTGCCTACttggtttcttttctatttggccATGTCacctggcttgtgggatcttagttccccaaccagggattgaacccaggtcctcggCAATAAGAGCACAGAGTCCTATCCACACAACCCACTCGGAAAATGTGCAAGATGGGTCTACTggttcttcctcccctcccccttggcttATTTCAGGAAATTCTCTGAAATTTAGCAGTGATACTGCCTTATGTTTAGGTATTGCTAACATATAATTTatcaggtgaaagtgaagtcgctcagtcatgtctgactcttttcgaccccatggattgtagcctactaggctcctccattcatgggattttccaggcaagaataccggcatggattgccatttccttcttcaggagatcttcccaacccagagttgaacccgggtctcccacattgtaggcagacgctttaccatctgagccaccagggaagtcctataattTATCAACTACCTGTTAAATTCTACATGTTGtattagatatttaaaaaattttaatatcagacttacctagattttctttttttgaattttcactCTTAATTTATTGTATAACTCTAATTATACCAATGTATAAAATTTGTATATGTTTTAAAACTTAGGATTATAGCCTAATATTCTGGCTATCTAGtctttataattattaaaaaaaaaaaaaaatccctactaTGCTATTGgggccttccaggtggctcagtggcaaagaatgtgactgccagtgcaggagactccggttcgatccctgggtcaggaagccccctctggagagggaagtggcagtgcgctccagtattcttgcctgggaaataccatggatagaggagcctggggggctacagtccgtggggttgcagagagtccaataagattaagcaaaaaaaaaaaaaaaaaaacaacttccacttttcactgtTACAAGTAGGCTATTAGCATATTGATAAGTTCTGTCACCACAAGATGCCAGAGTTGCCCTTTTATAGTCACATACTCCTCCCTCCACTCCTTGGTAATCACTAATGTGTTCTTCAGTTCTGTAATTTTGTCAGTTTAAGAATGTTGTATAAATGGCATCATACAGTACAGGATCTTTTGGGGATTGGCTTTCTTTACATAGcagaattccctggagattcCTGCAAGTATCTGCCTATATCAGTGGCTTGTGctaggaactttttaaaatgtaagtttctCTTTCACAGAAAACACTAGATTGTTATTCTAGTTTTCAGAtggtccagagaggttaagtgatcaAAGaattttgcccaaggtcacacagcttgttgAGTTGAAACTCAGTTCAAATTCCAAAGCTTTGATCCTCTTAACAATCCTGTAAGGTTGGTGGAGTCTGCATTTTCTgcccctttttttcccctaaatgaatgaagaaacaagTTAAAAAAGGATAAGTGACTTATCCACGGTGAGACACTTGAAAGAGAAAGTACTAACAGGTAGATCTTCTGCTGTCACTTCTGATTCAGTTTTTATCTTATCTTGCTTACCTCACTATTGGAGCCTACTTTCTCCCTCTTCTCAGTCTCTTCTTGGCTCTTTTTGACCTTGCTGCCTGCTCTAAAGCAGCGACCCACCACACCCCAGCCACTTTAGCAACTCAGACACACCTTTTCTGCCCCTAGAATGGTGACAAATCCATGATACTCACATGTCTTTAACGATACCTTCCGAACAGCTTCGTGGTACTTTGTGTGGCTATTTTGGTGCACGGAGTAATTCCCATCTTCTGAGATAATAGGGGGAAGCCTAGTGGGCACTGGATCCTTCTGGTCTGAAATGAGAGCAGACTTGTTCTGAGTACCTAGCAAATGGGGTTATTCAACTTTCTCAGTCTCTGGTCTCCATGCTAACCCGACACGGGCAGGGATCCCTCCAAGCCCCTCACAAGCCAAGTGTTGCAGGGTAAGAAGGGGTTCGTGGGACACAGTAGTATCAGGAAGAGCATTTGGGGCAGCAGGTATCAAGTGTGTTAGAAGCATTAGAGAGGTCTCAGCTTGCTCTTGGTTTAGAGCTGGACTGGTGTTGGGTCAAGTGGAGAGGGACAGGGCCAAGAGCTGGAAAGGCAGTATAGAGTGGGATAGTGTAGTCTTAGCATTCTTACGGGGGTTTAGGAATCTTCTCAGATCCAAAATCTGTATCTTCTTATAGTGACTGAAAAGATGAGATTTTCCTTACCCAGTgctgtggtctgaatgtttgaattccctccactcccccaccccccaaattcatatgttgaaaacttAATGCCCAAGGTAATAGCGTTTGGAGGTGGGGCTCTTGGGGTGTGATTCATGAGATGGAGCCCCCATGAATGGAATaagtgcccttataaaaagaggCCTGAGAGAGCTTCCAGGCCCCTTCTGCCACGTGAGGGAACAACAGGAAGTCTGCAACCTGGAAGAGAGTCCTCACCTGGCTTCCTAATCCTGGACtgccaacctccagaactgtgagaaataaatctctgttgtttataagccacccagtctacggtattttgttatagcagcctgcaTGGACTAAGATACCCAGCCTCTCTTGTAGCAAGGCCAAGGGCCAAGAGGTTTGGCTAGGCCAATCAACGTGTCTTCTTCAGATTTTGAATCAAAGATTGGGGTTGCGAAGAAGCTGGGACCATGTGAAGTCTTTTTCTGTTGATGGAGGTTGGGGCAGTGAAGCTGCCTCTTGTCTCCAGCAGCATTATCTGGGGCCCAGTGTCCTTGGGGCCAGCAGTGCCCACAGCACTGAATGCACTGGTGTCTCTGCACAGCCAGGTCTGTGGCGTGATTGTGAACCTTGTTTCTGGTTACTGTCTGCCAAACTTGGTTCTCTGTCCCTTCTACAGTTTTTATGTGCCtcctaatattttttaaacaactacttcaaggacttgcctggtggtctagtggttaagaatttgccttgcaatgcagggggcttgggtttgacccctggtcagggaactaagtcccACACGCcgcagagcagctgagcctgtgcaccacaactagagggtctGTGGGCCGCAGTGAAAGATCTCATGTGTagcagctaagacctgacacacctgagtaattattttttaaaaataaaaaattacttcattgtgtaacacacacagaaaaggtggtacatatataatttatacaacttaatgagtttggaaataagtatacacctgtgaaaccatcatcAAAATCTATGCCACAAACATATCCATCTCCTCCAAAAACTTCCTCTCaccttctttattattattttgtaacaAGAACATCTAATATAAACTCTAGCCTCTTTGCAGAGTTTtaagtatatagtatagtatttACTATGCTGTACAGTAGATCTTTAGGatttattcatcttgcataactgaaactttataccctTTGATTACTGCCCTCCTGTTTTTTCCTCTCCTGAGCCTCTGGCAAACACTTGTATTCTTTGcttcttttgagtttaattattttagattcctcatataagtggtatcatgtaAAATGTgtcctctctctgacttatttcacttggcatatcttccaggttcatccatgttgttgcaaatgccaggatttccccagttttttttttttaaggccaagtaatattccattgtatgcatttaccacattaaaaaaatccatcCAAGCCCTGATGGACATTTctgttacttccatgtcttggctagtgTGCATAATGCTGCAACAAATATGAGAGTGCAGATATCCCTTTGAGATCATGGTTTCAATTTCTTTGGGGATATATAtaccagaagtgagattgctgaatcaaatggtagttctattttaatttcttgagaaattgccctactgttttctacagtggctgtaCCCATTTGCTTACCCACCACAGTGCATGTGGGTTCCCTTGTCTTCTCACCAATGCTGTTAActtttgtggattttttaaaaattatacccaCTTTaagaggtgtgaggtgatatatcattgtggttttaatttgcatttccctgatgattagatgttaagcatcttttaatatacctgttggccatttgtgtgtctttggagaagtctattcagatcctctgtccatttaattggattttctttcttttttgctgttgagttataggaattcattatatattttgggtattaaccctttatcatatatatggtttgcaagtattttctcccatactgtaggttgtcttttcaatttgtttcttttgccaTATGGAAGCTTTTAAGTTTGGTGTAATCTCAccactatctttaaaaaaaattcatgttctGCTTAAATAGGCTAGATTTGACTTGCATCTCAGAACCCTGAGCTTGTGAACTGGATCAAAGTTTGCCATTCTCTCTGGAAATTGTTGAGATTGCTGACTCATcttgggtgggtggtggggatgCCTGCTGTTCTGTAGTTCTTCCACAGTTCCTGCTTTCCCCTTTATTCTGCTTGGCCCCACACGTTCATCATCTCTGTCCCTCCACCCTCCCACTTGCCCTCCCATGGACATCTTTAACGTTCTCTGTGACAGTGACACCACCAGAGTGGGGCAAAGTTTGAGTCCCCTCCATTGACAGTTGAAGGCTGGGACAGGTGGAACCCTGGACTGAACCAGGGGTTGGCTTTATACTTCATCACAGATTACATTTCCTAGAAACAGTGTCATTTGAGTTTGGTTGTTTGACTAAGTGGCATAATTTGACTTTCCAAATTATGCCACTAAGGGTGGCAGAATGTCCATAGCCAAGTAAGTGCAGACCCAGAAAGAGCAGGAGCATATTCCTCGGGGGCAATGGGACCTGGACTGCAAGTAAGTACTGACTGGGTGCAGGCGGCAGTGGGAGCTCTTTCTCTGGTCCTGAGGCATCAGGCTGATTGTTCTTTAAGGTATAGCCATATGATCATTACCAGATGACTGTTATGTCAGTTTCTGAGTAGTAGGCACCCAGTTTCCTGTATGGGTTACCGTGTACTTGGAGGTGTATTAGACAGTATCACCCACTTGGATGCCTTCCTCTTGAATGAAGCACTAGTTGGCCTTCTCCTTGGATCAGTACTTGGCAAGCTGGAAGATATTTTTGGTAACCCATAGCTTTGCCAAGTTTTGGAAGCTACCCGAGGTGAAGGGTGGTGACGGGGTAGGTAAGAATCATGCCACAGCTACTGTGAAAGGGGATGTTCTGGATAGCGTGATGCAATGAACTCTTTATAAGTAAATTCCACTGTGACAAGGGAgaaaaattcatcatttttttgGCAGATGGTATAACAGAAGCTCTTCATCCACTCAGTTAATACTATACTCCATATGGTTTTTTGTGGTAAATAGATAGGAAGGGCCCTGACAGCTTCTTCTAGAACCAGGCCATAAATTAGAAATTGCCAAAAGACCACATTTAATGCTTTGAATGGACTGTGAAAGATATATGGGGTAATGCAAAAGTAGTTGGCTGGATCTTCTACTTTTCCAAATTTATGTTGTAGATTTCTCAGTAGTATAAACTTCCCAGGGCCCCTAGGAAGGTCACGAAATCTTAGTTTCCCACTGCTTTGCCCATTGTTTCTGTTAGTTGGAACTGGGGCTGATTGGCCACAATGTTTTCAGACTGAAAACTTTTTAGAATGGGTCTACctatgatggctcagatggtaaagaatcttctgtaatgcaggtgacctgggtttgatccctgggtcaggaagaacccctggaaaagggaatagttaCCcccgccagtattcttgcctggagaatttcatggacagaggagcctggtgggctatagcccatggggtcacaaagagttggacatgactgagcaactaagcacctaCGCTACCTCAGTGGCTCCCAGAATGCTGAATTTTAGATTAAGGTATTTGCCGGTTTGTTCCAGATTCTTAGTACATAGTGATGATAATATATAACAGATATTACTTGAAGTTGGTGTCACTGTAAGCAGAGTAACACCACCCAGACTAGAAATGCATACAAGATATTTGTAGAACATACTTGTAGAAATGCAAACAACATTTCTAGATGTTGTGGTATTGTACGTAAAATATGACTTCTATCTAAGAGGTCGTATTAGATATGAGGCAAGTTGACTGGAGTATTAACACGGACTGAAACTGGTTGAAGTATTTTTGGAAGGCTATCTTGCACTTAGTCTTTCCTGATATCAGGAAATTGTCAGGGATTTGGGAGGAAGTGAACAAGAACATAAACCCAGGGAACCAGACCAATTCTCAGGGCACATTTTACACATGGGGGCAGTTCCTTTGCCTCCAAAAATATCTTCCTTAAAGTGCAGTTCTTAAGAATTCTGAACACAGGGCAAGTGGGGGTGGGGCATGAGATAAGATAGAGACAGTGCTGGTGATATAAAATGCAGACTGCTGTCTTTTGCAGACTGCTGATCTAAAATGGATCTAGATCCGTTGGATCTTCTAGAgataacagcaataaaaagagCTGATATGCAGTGAATGTGCTTGGCACAACTGTAAAACGTGGGTACTGTAACCTTATtttataaatggagaaacagaggcccagagaagtttaGTGATTTGCCAAGATCACATGACTGGCATATTGGCCAAGACGTGAGTTTAACCCAGCACTTTGGTGCTACTGCCCATGCTCTTAACCACCACATTAAATTGGCTTTTGAAATATTATCAGGGTTTCCAGGAAAGACCAAGGGCTAAGGAAAAACAAGAACTGATAGAACTACCCTCTTAGTGGGATCCCTTGTGTATAGCTCAATGAGGGCCCTGTCAAGGGTGTCTTCTTACCCTGAAGAAGCCTTGTGTTGGGTAAGGGACTTAGTAATAATATTACCTTGTTCCAGAAGCAGATCTTTGCCTCCCTGAGCGTCACTTAAATGCAGAACATCACTTCCTATGACTAGCATCGAGGGAACAGAGAAgactggaacctggtgggtcACTCTTCAGTGGATTAGACCAGTCTCAGTGGGGAGAACCAGGGGGAAAGACCAAGCCCCTGTGAAAAAAGTGGTCTATCTGCTGCAATACAGACACAGTCACCTGCCTTGGAGGTGCCCATTCCTGAGGCTCTGGCAAGGTGGTATTACTCTGCTTGGGGTTATACCAACTTCAAGACAACTGCGAGTAATGTCTGTTAGATGTTATCTAACTGTGAGTAGCTCGAGTATCTTCTCCCTCTAGTTTCAAGTGGATGAGGATGATGGTCTGTAGCAGCTATGAGATGTATGAGTGTTTCCAAAAATACACTTCTATAATTTCAGTACGTTTATCCATTTAGAAAGGCGGAGGGGCTCAGAGACTTTGGCCAGTTCACTCTTGGCTGCATTGTGCCGGTCACGCTCCTGTTCGAAAAGCCAGAACTACAGTGCCCTCTGCTGGAGTCTAAGAATGGCATATCCAGCTGTCTTCTCATAGCGGGTCATCAAACAGGCAGTTAGGAGAGGTCAAGAGAACTAGGAGACTGAGCAGAGTACTTTCTAGCAAGGGTGGGGAAAACCACCTTTGGGATCCCTTTGACAAGATTCAGAAAACGAGAATACAGCTTTTACCAaagatttactttttctttgaagAGATTCATTTGTAAGTAAGAGCAACTAGGAGGACTCATTATGGAATTCCTCTGGGAGGAGGAATGATAAAGGCCGCAGTGGAGGAAGATGGAGTGAGGCCCTTTGGATTTGCAGAGCTTGGAGGTAACTGTGTTTTGGAAACACTCATTTTGGAAATAGCTGGA
This genomic stretch from Muntiacus reevesi chromosome 4, mMunRee1.1, whole genome shotgun sequence harbors:
- the SPMIP11 gene encoding sperm microtubule inner protein 11 → MRQIENLTEKMEHHLAHDQKDPVPTRLPPIISEDGNYSVHQNSHTKYHEAVRKVSLKTFPNQVFRIPLTDAQNFSFWRSNGAGVRPEETMPWIRSPRHCLIKSAMTRFMDHSILNDRNFSLY